Below is a window of Chloroflexota bacterium DNA.
CTCTCAATGATGTTTACTCCCAGTTCCTTAAGGGCGTAGAGGTCAACCCCAAACCTCGTATCCTCGACGTTGGTCTGTACGGCGATGTCACCATGGCGGCCATCCCAGTACTGGCGGAACTTGTTAACCCTATAGGACAGGTCCTTGGAATAGGTGACCTTCCCATCGCTGTTGAAGCGAGCCTCAGGGTCCATCCCACAAACGTTCTCACCGATTGCCTGGATCACCCCTGATAGGGCGGCGCCCATGGCCAGGCCATCCCAATTTCTCTTGGCCACATCGGTTGAACCCAGGGCACAGATGATCAGCGGTACCTTCAACGGTACTCCCCCGGCTACGCTGGACACATCGACGTTGGGGAAGATGGCCTTATCCGGATTCGCCTCGATCCCTTCGGCCCCTCTGACCTCGACCTGAATCTGAAAGTGTGACCAGTCCAGGAAGTATTCCTTGTTGGAGGCCTGAGTGCTTTGTCCGAATTCCTCCGGACTGGGATAGAGCACCTCTCTGCCCCTGAAGGCCGACTTGCCCACTTCACACATATGGGCGCACTGTTTGATACAGATGGGACACATGCCACTGACGGGGGAGACATCCTTTAAGCGTGTTGTGGTCCCCGTCGTTGATCTGGCGTTCTCCAGAACTCCTGACATTTTTCCTCCTTTTCTCCTTAGAGCAAAAAATAAAAGATGACCTATCTAGTTTATTTTGGATAGGTCATCTTTGATTGACTACAGGCGCATAGATGAGCGATCATCTTCTGCCTCTCCTGGGGCACTGGCCAATAGAACAGCGCTGTCTCTAATTTGCTTAGCCCCATTGTAATTAGGGGTAGGGCCATTGTCAAGCCACGATTTTGGCATTACATACGATAGCCAAGCCAGATCGATACGGCCCTGGGGGAGTGAGCAAGGCTTACTTGTGATAAGTCTGTTATCGTGCTACTATGAGACTGGAATGATGCTCTAGGTCTTATGATGATGAGCTACTAAAGGGCACCGTTAGGGGAATGGAAGCCTCGCGCGCTAGCTTGATCCAACACCTCCAGCGAGAGGGGATCAGTGATGAGGCTGTACTAGCAGCTATGGGCAAGGTGCCTCGTGAGCTATTCGTGCCCCCTTCAACCCAATATCTCGCTTATGCCGACATGCCCTTGCCCATTGGGCAAGGGCAAACCATCTCCCAGCCGTATATTATCGCCTTAATGACCCAGGCCCTGGCCCTCACTGGTAAGGAAAAGGTCTTGGAGATAGGTTGCGGTTCTGGCTATCATGCGGCTATTCTCGCTGAGTTAGCCGCCTGGGTCGTATCCCTTGAGCGCTTGGAATCGCTGGCTAGCCAGGCCAAACGACTGCTAGACAGATTAGGATATAGGAACATTGAGATCCACGTGGCTGATGGTACCCTTGGTTGGGAAAGGGAGGCTCCCTATGAAGCTATCATCGTCACCGCCGCTGCCCCTGCTGTTCCTCCACCTCTACTCGACCAGCTAGCTGACGGTGGGACACTGGTCATCCCCGTGGGCTCACTCTATAGCCAATCACTGTATGCGATCAGCAAAAGAGACCGGAAGATCCAGCGCAGGGACCTGGGATCCTGCCGCTTCGTGCCTCTGGTGGGCCAATTTGGCTGGTCGGAAGAGGAAGTGGCTGAGTGGGAAGGCTACTAAGAGGCTACGCCCCCCTTGGAACCCCCGTTGCTCGATAGTCTACATCCTCTAGTTTACTTTTGCTGTGCTCCTATGCTATACTCACAGCCAACAAGGAAGTGAGTCAAACAACAGGAGAGCGAGATGGGTGGTAAGCTGAGGGCTATTGTCAGCCAGATCTGCCTCGTTGATGGCCTCCGCCAAGACTATGATCAATGCCCCAGCGTGATGCAGCCAACTTCCCCCCAGCGGATCAAGGCAAACAAGGGTCGCCTCTACCTGATCTTGGAAGCCGATGGAGGTGATTCTTTCTCCTATAGGATGGTCCGCGAGACGATCGCTGCTGAGTATTTTGCTGATCCATCGCTCTCCGTCACCTCCGGTCTGATGCGCGCTATTCATACGGCAAACCGTAGGCTCTACGAGGAGAACACCAGCTCCTTACCTCAGCGACGCGCTCTCTTCGGCATCAGCTGCGCGGTGCTGCGTGATAACGATCTCTACCTGGCCCAGGTCGGTCCTTCTTTGGCTTATATCCTACACGGGGGTCAGCTGCAGCGCATTGGAAAACCGAGCAGTGAGCGGGGAAAGACAACCATTCCCAGCGATGTCCTGGGGGTGAGCCACACTGTAGAGATCAGTTTTGCCCATAGTCCCCTCGCTCCAGGAGATGTCATCGTCCTTTGCTCTAGTAGTTTCGCTTCAATGGTGACCGAGTCCCAGATGGAGGATGCCCTCTATCGTCAAAGTGCCAGTAGCGTGACGGAGAACCTTTACTATCTCTATCAAGTGAGTGAGAATCCACAGGACTTTGCCGCGGTCGCTCTCGAGATGGTAGGAAGGGCTGCTACGGAGCCAGCACCCATTCGTAATGCCCTGAGGGAGATGGCTCTCGCTACGTCAGCCAAAGCCCCAGCTGCTACCCCAGCTGTTGAACAAGATTATGAGGAGCTGGAAGAAGCGTGGGGTTGGAGCGAGGAGTCTGAGGTTGGCACGCTTCTTCCAGAGCGCTTGCTGAGCTTCCTCAAAAGGGTCACCTCTAAGATGGAGAGGGCTGAGACGGCCACCGAGCGCCCCGCTCACAGGACTGGACGTCCATTTAGTCTATGGTTGTTAGCTATCGTGACCTTGATCGCAGCCCTGTTGATGCTTGTGTTAGCGATGCGCTTCTGGCAGGGTCAGGAGCTGGCTGCCAATGCTCGTCAACTGTTGCAGAAAGCTGAGTCATACGAAAAGGAGGCTTTGGGAGCTGGTGATGCTACTGCGAAGCGCAGACTGTTGGCTGAAGCAGATAGATTGGCCAGCCGGGCAGTGGTGGCTCTGGACAATGACAAATATGCCCTGGACAGCAGGGCACGTATCCGCGAAGAGTTGGATAAGCTCGATAATGTAGTCAGGCTGCGGAAGGCCACTAAACTGGTTGACCTCAGCAATGAGGCCTGGAATAGCGATCCTTCTCAGCTTATCCTAGATGGGAACAACCTTTACATACTGGATAAGAAGGCCAATCGTGTCTATAAGTACTTGCTCGATGATTCCGCTGAGGCGATCCTACCTAATCCCAACCCAATCTTAGTGCGGAAGGGAGATAGGTTGGGGGATGAAACGGTGGGCGATTTGCTATCCCTCACCTTCATGCCCAGCGGCGGTGCCCGCTTAACCAGTGCTCTGCTCATCCTCGACAGCAGCGGTCGCCTATTCGCCTATGACCCCTACAAGGGGATCACTCCTTTGAGGATTAAGGCCGATGGCTCTTGGGATCAGGTGAAGTCCACGGCCGGTTACGCCGGCAATCTGTATCTGCTTACCTCAAAAGGCGAGCAACTATTCTGGTACCCTTCGACACCTGGCGGCTACGATCGGGCCATCTATCCATATGTCAATCCGGAGGCGAGGATTGACTTGAGCACGGCCATCGCCCTGGCTGTGGATGGAGACGTATACATCCTGCATTCGACCGGCAAGATAGACAAATTCTCCATCGGTCGCCCCCAACCCTTCGCCGGTGTGCCACCAGATGTTCCTCTACACAAGGCGACAGCTCTCTTCACCACTCCAGGCAGCAAATCGCTCTATGTGCTTGATGGTGGAAATAAACGGCTGGTCGAGTTCGACAAGGACGGACGCTACACGCGGCAGTTTCGTTATGAGGGGAAGGAGGACCTCTTCGCCGATCTGCGGAGCATATCCGTGGACGAGACAAGGGGTAGATTGTATGTCCTCAGTGGGAGGGGGGTCTACCTCTTGACTCTTGGAAAATGAACGTATTGGGCATCGAAACTTCCTGTGATGAGACAGCCGCTGCGGTAGTGGCTGATGGACATTGTATCCTGGCCAATGTCGTCGCCTCCCAGGTGAAGATGCATGCCGCTTTTGGCGGCGTCGTGCCCGAGGTAGCCTCCCGCCAACATCTTCTCTGGTGCATTCCGGTCCTGAAAAGAGCCCTGGCCGAGGCCCAGGTGCATTTGTCCGACTTAAGCGCCGTGGCCGTTACACAGGGCCCGGGCCTGGCCGGGTCTTTGTTGGTTGGCGTCAATCTGGCGAAGGCTTTGGCCTTCGCCTATCACCTCCCCCTGATAGGCGTGAACCACCTGGAAGGACATCTTTACGCTAACTGGCTAACCGAGAGCGAGCCATCCTTCCCTCTACTCTGCCTGATCGTCTCCGGGGGGCATTCAGACCTGATCCTGATGACCGACCACGGAAAATATCAGCGGCTGGGTCGCACTCTGGACGATGCTGCCGGGGAGGCTTTCGATAAAGTGGCCCGTATTTTGGGGTTAGGTTACCCCGGCGGGCCAGCCATCCAGGCTGCAGCCAAAAGTGGAGATGCGACGGCCTATCGTTTCCCCCGAGCTTGGCTCGGCCAGAGTTATAATTTCAGTTTTAGTGGGCTGAAGACGGCTGTCCTTCGCCTGATGGAAGCCCGCGCTGTTGAGCAGCAGGGCTCAGGTGGGGGGATCAGCCCTCAAACAGGGCGGGTTGGGGGTAAGCGATCGCTAGCCGAGCTATCGATCGCTGATCTGGCGGCGAGCTTTCAGGAGGCGATAGTCGACGTCCTGGTGGAGAAGACAAGACGCGCCGCTGTGGAGCATCGGGTCAGACAGGTCGCCCTGGGTGGTGGTGTGGCCAGCAACGTGCGCCTACGCCAGCGGATGAGAGAGCGGATTGAGGTAGCGGTGATCTATCCCCCACCCCTCCTGTGCACGGACAATGCGGCTATGATCGCTAGCTGTGGCTACTTCCGCTGGCGGATGGGCCGAGTGGATGGCCTGGACCTGGATGTGATCCCTAACCTCAGATTCACTTAGCCTTAACCTGCTCCCTCCAGGACCTGGAGCGTTTCCTCCGCACACCTCTGCCAGGAGAAAAATTTGGCCCGTTCCAGGCCATGTTGCTTGAGCTCAGCACGTAAGGCAGCATCGTTCACCACTCGGGCCATAGCCTCGGCCAGAGCAAGGGGGTCGTGGGGATCAATGAGGATGCCAGCCTCGCCAATTACTTCCGGCAATGAGGAGGCATTTGAGGCAACGACGGGTGTGCCGCAAGCCATCGCCTCCACGGCTGGGAGACCGAACCCCTCATAGAGAGAAGGGAGCACAAAGAGGGTAGCGGCGCTGAACAGGCTGGGGAGGTCGTCATCCGCCACATAGCCGGTAAAACAGACCCTTGCCTCTAAATCTAGATCTTTGACCTTCTGCCAGACGGTTTCCGCTGACCAGCCTGGCTTGCCGGCGATGACCAGCGTGTGCTCCAGTCTCATCTCTCGCTTCAAGATAGCGAAGGCTTCCAGTAAGCCGGCAACATTTTTGCGGGGCTGTAGGGTACCCACATAAAGCAGGTAATCACCTCGTATTCCATAGCGGGACTTGATGTTCTCCAGGAGGGTGACGTCCGTCACCGGGCGAAAGGCCTCAGCGGGGGCTAGATAGACGACGCTGATCTTCTGT
It encodes the following:
- the tsaD gene encoding tRNA (adenosine(37)-N6)-threonylcarbamoyltransferase complex transferase subunit TsaD, translating into MNVLGIETSCDETAAAVVADGHCILANVVASQVKMHAAFGGVVPEVASRQHLLWCIPVLKRALAEAQVHLSDLSAVAVTQGPGLAGSLLVGVNLAKALAFAYHLPLIGVNHLEGHLYANWLTESEPSFPLLCLIVSGGHSDLILMTDHGKYQRLGRTLDDAAGEAFDKVARILGLGYPGGPAIQAAAKSGDATAYRFPRAWLGQSYNFSFSGLKTAVLRLMEARAVEQQGSGGGISPQTGRVGGKRSLAELSIADLAASFQEAIVDVLVEKTRRAAVEHRVRQVALGGGVASNVRLRQRMRERIEVAVIYPPPLLCTDNAAMIASCGYFRWRMGRVDGLDLDVIPNLRFT
- a CDS encoding protein-L-isoaspartate(D-aspartate) O-methyltransferase, producing MEASRASLIQHLQREGISDEAVLAAMGKVPRELFVPPSTQYLAYADMPLPIGQGQTISQPYIIALMTQALALTGKEKVLEIGCGSGYHAAILAELAAWVVSLERLESLASQAKRLLDRLGYRNIEIHVADGTLGWEREAPYEAIIVTAAAPAVPPPLLDQLADGGTLVIPVGSLYSQSLYAISKRDRKIQRRDLGSCRFVPLVGQFGWSEEEVAEWEGY
- a CDS encoding glycosyltransferase family 4 protein, with translation MHIGIDASRARRRQRTGTETYSLRLIQELLRLGRHRYTLYFDRPPASGLFPPRQNLQIRVIPFPRLWTHLRLSWEMIAHSPDLLFVPAHVIPLYHPKRTVVTLHDLGYLYYREAHPFLNWCYLHLSTYYSARVATSVIVDSEVTKEDLIKWYRIEPQKISVVYLAPAEAFRPVTDVTLLENIKSRYGIRGDYLLYVGTLQPRKNVAGLLEAFAILKREMRLEHTLVIAGKPGWSAETVWQKVKDLDLEARVCFTGYVADDDLPSLFSAATLFVLPSLYEGFGLPAVEAMACGTPVVASNASSLPEVIGEAGILIDPHDPLALAEAMARVVNDAALRAELKQHGLERAKFFSWQRCAEETLQVLEGAG